ATTGCCAGGAAGATTCGCTCGCGGTTTTCCGGGCTCGCGATGGCATCGAGATCCGGCCCGCTCTTGCCGCCCATTCCCTCGCGCGCGTGGCAGGCATTGCAGCCCAGTTCCACAAAAATTTCCCGCCCGCGATCGAACTGGGCGTCGCCGGTGGCGGC
The nucleotide sequence above comes from Chrysiogenia bacterium. Encoded proteins:
- a CDS encoding cytochrome c, with the protein product AATGDAQFDRGREIFVELGCNACHAREGMGGKSGPDLDAIASPENRERIFLAILKPPLEPSEQYGTIMPRGLIDELSDEDAEALLHYLTHATPSVE